A stretch of Allostreptomyces psammosilenae DNA encodes these proteins:
- a CDS encoding SLATT domain-containing protein, with protein sequence MTDPDMRPEQPPRAGPDDAFPAGSAVQPPAGGPQPPVGGPPPEDAYPICDWQQPGDSLEALYQWTQAKALGTVEWYLSGRQEKRRWAKGLRTAALLVGATGLLVPLPAVAAGAAGSVALWGFAGLGLAAGCLGLDRLLGLTAGWMRDIATAQAVQRRLDTLRFEWETEMVRDVLGPVEESAAEVVERRLRMLRVFHEDLAEIIRTETADWVREFRGTAAALHAAGPGGPVRRGDSEGRSRPNPPPGMRPMMPRQRPPEPPMR encoded by the coding sequence GTGACGGATCCGGACATGCGGCCGGAGCAGCCGCCGCGGGCTGGGCCGGACGACGCCTTCCCGGCGGGAAGCGCGGTCCAGCCGCCGGCGGGTGGACCGCAGCCTCCCGTGGGCGGCCCGCCGCCCGAGGACGCCTACCCCATCTGTGACTGGCAGCAGCCGGGCGACTCCCTGGAGGCGCTGTACCAGTGGACGCAGGCCAAGGCCCTGGGCACCGTCGAGTGGTACCTGTCCGGGCGGCAGGAGAAGCGCCGCTGGGCCAAGGGGCTGCGCACCGCCGCGCTGCTGGTGGGCGCCACCGGGCTGCTGGTGCCGTTGCCGGCGGTGGCGGCCGGGGCGGCGGGCTCGGTCGCGCTGTGGGGTTTCGCGGGTCTCGGTCTGGCGGCCGGCTGTCTGGGCCTGGACCGGCTGCTCGGCCTCACGGCGGGGTGGATGCGCGACATCGCCACCGCGCAGGCGGTCCAGCGCCGGCTGGACACGCTGCGTTTCGAGTGGGAGACCGAGATGGTGCGGGACGTCCTCGGGCCGGTGGAGGAGTCGGCCGCGGAGGTCGTGGAGCGGCGGCTGCGGATGCTGCGGGTCTTCCACGAGGACCTGGCGGAGATCATCCGCACCGAGACGGCGGACTGGGTGCGGGAGTTCCGTGGCACGGCGGCCGCGCTGCACGCGGCCGGGCCCGGTGGTCCGGTGCGGCGCGGTGACTCCGAGGGCCGGAGCCGGCCGAACCCGCCACCCGGCATGCGCCCGATGATGCCGCGGCAGCGCCCGCCGGAGCCCCCGATGCGCTGA
- a CDS encoding GntR family transcriptional regulator has product MPSGYALVHRSSLREQIARALRDDMVTGRLPAGERFTVRDIAERYGVSATPVREALVELAALQLVEIVHHRGFQVRQQTWEDFDEILDARRVLTEGMLASLPGRVPDGFPEGELTTVRRRAMDARRAAEAGDVDVMVVCDLRYWWELNRLLSNRRVADFADNLRVLAWMFLVPRVRPFAPLRGHLWGRQMELVEGLQRGDWAAVAEEMRAYHRFAAEGVAPLRERSAPSSS; this is encoded by the coding sequence ATGCCGTCCGGGTACGCGTTGGTGCACCGCAGCAGCCTCCGGGAGCAGATCGCCCGTGCGCTGCGGGACGACATGGTCACCGGCCGCCTGCCGGCCGGTGAGCGGTTCACCGTGCGGGACATCGCGGAGCGGTACGGGGTCTCGGCGACGCCGGTGCGCGAGGCCCTCGTGGAGCTGGCGGCGCTCCAGCTCGTCGAGATCGTGCACCACCGAGGCTTCCAGGTGCGGCAGCAGACCTGGGAGGACTTCGACGAGATCCTCGACGCGCGCCGGGTCCTCACCGAGGGCATGCTGGCGAGCCTGCCGGGGCGCGTGCCGGACGGCTTCCCGGAGGGCGAGCTGACCACCGTGCGCCGCCGGGCGATGGACGCGCGCCGCGCCGCGGAGGCCGGGGACGTGGACGTCATGGTGGTGTGCGACCTCAGGTACTGGTGGGAGCTGAACCGCCTGCTGAGCAACCGGCGGGTCGCCGACTTCGCGGACAACCTGCGGGTGCTGGCCTGGATGTTCCTGGTCCCGCGGGTGCGGCCGTTCGCCCCGCTGCGCGGGCACCTGTGGGGCCGCCAGATGGAGCTGGTCGAGGGGCTGCAACGCGGGGACTGGGCGGCGGTGGCGGAGGAGATGCGCGCCTACCACCGGTTCGCCGCCGAGGGCGTCGCCCCGCTGCGCGAACGGTCGGCGCCGTCGTCCTCCTGA
- a CDS encoding gamma-aminobutyraldehyde dehydrogenase → MNTLRVLHNVVNGKPQAAADGRTSEVVNPATGRAYATAPLSSAADVEAAMQAAAEAFTTWRRTTPSERQRALLRIADAVEERAEELIAAEVENTGKPVGLTRTEEIPPMVDQIRFFAGAARLLEGRSAGEYMEGLTSYVRREPVGVCAQVAPWNYPMMMAVWKFAPAIAAGNTVVLKPSDTTPASTVLLAEIANEILPPGVFNVVCGDRDTGRAMVESEIPAMVSITGSVRAGREVAHGAAAGLKRVHLELGGKAPCVVFNDADLAAAAQGIAEAGYFNAGQDCTAATRVLVADEAHDAFVELLTEAAQNTRTGAPSDTEAAYGPLNNPTQLAHVTGMLERLPAHATVLTGGHRVGEEGYFFAPTVVGGLREGDEITRTEVFGPVITVERFTDEAEAVRRANDVEYGLASSVWTRDHARALRLSRDLDFGCVWVNTHIPLVAEMPHGGFKSSGYGKDLSAYGLEDYTRVKHVMSSLEG, encoded by the coding sequence ATGAACACCCTCCGGGTGCTGCACAACGTCGTGAACGGCAAGCCGCAGGCCGCCGCCGACGGCCGGACGTCCGAGGTGGTGAACCCGGCCACCGGCCGGGCCTACGCGACCGCGCCGCTGTCCTCGGCGGCCGACGTCGAGGCCGCCATGCAGGCCGCCGCCGAGGCCTTCACCACCTGGCGCCGCACCACGCCGTCCGAGCGGCAGCGCGCCCTGCTCAGGATCGCCGACGCGGTGGAGGAGCGCGCCGAGGAACTGATCGCCGCGGAGGTGGAGAACACCGGCAAGCCGGTCGGCCTCACCCGCACCGAGGAGATCCCTCCGATGGTCGACCAGATCCGCTTCTTCGCCGGCGCCGCCCGGCTGCTGGAGGGCCGCTCCGCCGGCGAGTACATGGAGGGCCTCACCTCCTACGTGCGCCGCGAGCCGGTCGGGGTGTGCGCGCAGGTCGCGCCGTGGAACTACCCGATGATGATGGCGGTGTGGAAGTTCGCCCCGGCCATCGCCGCGGGCAACACCGTCGTCCTCAAGCCCTCCGACACCACCCCGGCCTCCACCGTGCTGCTGGCCGAGATCGCCAACGAGATCCTGCCGCCCGGCGTGTTCAACGTCGTCTGCGGCGACCGCGACACCGGGCGCGCCATGGTGGAGTCCGAGATCCCGGCGATGGTCTCCATCACCGGCTCGGTGCGCGCCGGCCGCGAGGTCGCCCACGGCGCCGCGGCCGGGCTGAAGCGCGTGCACCTCGAACTCGGCGGCAAGGCGCCCTGCGTGGTGTTCAACGACGCCGACCTGGCCGCCGCCGCCCAGGGCATCGCCGAGGCCGGCTACTTCAACGCCGGCCAGGACTGCACCGCCGCCACCCGCGTGCTGGTCGCCGACGAGGCGCACGACGCCTTCGTCGAACTGCTCACCGAGGCCGCGCAGAACACCCGCACCGGCGCCCCCTCGGACACCGAGGCCGCCTACGGCCCGCTGAACAACCCCACCCAGCTGGCCCACGTCACCGGCATGCTGGAGCGGCTGCCCGCGCACGCCACCGTCCTCACCGGCGGCCACCGCGTCGGCGAGGAGGGCTACTTCTTCGCCCCGACCGTCGTCGGCGGACTGCGCGAGGGCGACGAGATCACCCGCACCGAGGTGTTCGGGCCGGTCATCACCGTGGAGCGGTTCACCGACGAGGCCGAGGCGGTGCGCCGGGCCAACGACGTGGAGTACGGGCTGGCCTCCTCCGTGTGGACCCGCGACCACGCCCGCGCCCTGCGGCTCAGCCGCGACCTGGACTTCGGCTGCGTGTGGGTGAACACCCACATCCCGCTGGTGGCCGAGATGCCGCACGGCGGCTTCAAGTCCTCCGGCTACGGCAAGGACCTCTCCGCCTACGGGCTGGAGGACTACACCCGCGTCAAGCACGTGATGAGCAGCCTGGAGGGGTGA
- the purD gene encoding phosphoribosylamine--glycine ligase, protein MKVLVIGNGAREHALVRALSLDPDVRSLHCAPGNAGIAAIAEQHPVDQMDGAAVADLAAELAADLVVIGPEAPLVAGVADAVRARGIPCFGPSAAAARLEGSKAFAKEVMAAAGVPTARSYVCTTEAEIDEALDAFGQPYVVKDDGLAAGKGVVVTEDVAAARAHALACDRVVIEEYLDGPEVSLFAVTDGSTVVPLQPAQDFKRVGDGDSGPNTGGMGAYSPLPWADPKLVREVTETVLQPTVDELRHRGAEFSGLLYAGLAITSRGVRVIEFNARFGDPETQVVLARLKTPLAGLLLAAATGRLSEIEPLRWSERAAVTVVIASEGYPASPRTGDPIEGLEEAEALENVHVLHAGTALGEDGAVVSAGGRVLSVTATGSTLAKARRRAYRGVERIRLAGSHHRTDIALRAAEAQEQAIAAAAAGEGGGTEAGPATAPDEA, encoded by the coding sequence GTGAAGGTCCTCGTGATTGGCAATGGCGCTCGGGAGCACGCTCTCGTACGCGCCCTCTCCCTCGACCCAGACGTCCGGTCGCTGCACTGCGCGCCCGGCAACGCCGGCATCGCCGCGATCGCCGAGCAGCACCCGGTGGATCAGATGGACGGCGCCGCCGTGGCCGACCTGGCCGCCGAGCTGGCCGCCGACCTGGTGGTGATCGGCCCCGAAGCGCCGCTGGTGGCCGGTGTGGCCGACGCCGTCCGCGCCCGCGGCATCCCCTGCTTCGGCCCCTCCGCCGCCGCGGCCCGCCTGGAGGGGTCCAAGGCGTTCGCCAAGGAGGTCATGGCCGCCGCCGGCGTGCCGACCGCCCGCTCCTACGTGTGCACCACCGAGGCGGAGATCGACGAGGCGCTGGACGCCTTCGGCCAGCCCTACGTCGTCAAGGACGACGGGCTGGCCGCCGGCAAGGGCGTCGTGGTCACCGAGGACGTCGCGGCGGCGCGGGCGCACGCGCTGGCCTGCGACCGGGTGGTGATCGAGGAGTACCTGGACGGCCCCGAGGTGTCGCTGTTCGCGGTGACCGACGGGAGCACCGTGGTGCCGCTCCAGCCGGCCCAGGACTTCAAGCGGGTCGGTGACGGGGACAGCGGCCCGAACACCGGCGGCATGGGGGCCTACTCGCCGCTGCCGTGGGCGGACCCCAAGCTGGTCCGCGAGGTCACCGAGACGGTGCTGCAGCCGACCGTCGACGAGCTGCGCCACCGCGGCGCCGAGTTCTCCGGCCTGCTGTACGCGGGGCTGGCGATCACCTCGCGCGGCGTGCGGGTGATCGAGTTCAACGCGCGCTTCGGCGACCCGGAGACGCAGGTGGTGCTGGCCCGGCTGAAGACGCCGCTGGCCGGGCTGCTGCTGGCGGCGGCGACCGGACGGCTGTCCGAGATCGAGCCGCTGCGGTGGAGCGAGCGCGCGGCGGTCACCGTCGTGATCGCCTCGGAGGGCTACCCCGCGTCGCCGCGCACCGGTGACCCGATCGAGGGCCTGGAGGAGGCGGAGGCGCTGGAGAACGTGCACGTGCTGCACGCCGGTACGGCCCTCGGCGAGGACGGCGCGGTGGTGAGCGCCGGCGGTCGGGTGCTCTCCGTCACCGCGACCGGTTCCACCCTGGCCAAGGCGCGCCGCCGGGCCTACCGCGGGGTGGAGCGGATCCGGCTGGCCGGCTCCCACCACCGCACCGACATCGCCCTGCGCGCCGCCGAGGCGCAGGAGCAGGCCATCGCCGCCGCCGCGGCGGGCGAGGGCGGCGGCACGGAGGCCGGGCCGGCGACGGCTCCCGACGAGGCCTGA
- a CDS encoding phosphoribosylaminoimidazolesuccinocarboxamide synthase, with protein sequence MSGFVTVPEPEQVPGLTHVHTGKVRDLYRDGDGNLVMVAHDRISAYDWVLPTEIPDKGRILTQLSLWWFERLADLVPHHVISTELPDAAPAHWKGRTLVCRPLRMLPVECVARGYLAGSGLVEYRQSRTVCGIALPEGLEEGSELPAPIFTPATKAEVGEHDENVTYEDVARTVGAETAARLRHLTLAIYGRAKEIALDRGLVLADTKFEFGVEPGEAAGTADLAAEPAAVGEEPRIVLADEVLTPDSSRFWPADDWQPGRAQTAFDKQYVRDWLTSPASGWDRAADTPPPPLPDEVVERTRAKYIEAYERLTTLTWR encoded by the coding sequence ATGAGCGGATTCGTGACCGTGCCGGAGCCGGAGCAGGTCCCCGGCCTCACCCATGTGCACACCGGGAAGGTGCGCGACCTGTACCGGGACGGTGACGGCAACCTGGTCATGGTCGCCCACGACCGCATCTCCGCCTACGACTGGGTGCTGCCGACGGAGATCCCCGACAAGGGCCGCATCCTGACGCAGCTGTCGCTGTGGTGGTTCGAGCGGCTGGCCGACCTGGTGCCGCACCACGTGATCTCGACCGAGCTGCCGGACGCCGCCCCGGCGCACTGGAAGGGCCGCACGCTGGTCTGCCGGCCGCTGCGGATGCTGCCGGTGGAGTGCGTGGCCCGGGGCTACCTGGCCGGCTCCGGCCTGGTCGAGTACCGCCAGTCGCGGACGGTCTGCGGGATCGCGCTGCCGGAGGGGCTGGAGGAGGGCAGCGAGCTGCCCGCGCCGATCTTCACCCCGGCCACCAAGGCCGAGGTGGGGGAGCACGACGAGAACGTCACCTACGAGGACGTGGCCCGCACGGTCGGCGCGGAGACCGCGGCGCGGCTGCGCCACCTCACGCTCGCCATCTACGGCCGGGCGAAGGAGATCGCCTTGGACCGCGGGCTGGTCCTGGCGGACACCAAGTTCGAGTTCGGCGTCGAGCCGGGGGAGGCGGCGGGCACCGCCGACCTGGCGGCGGAACCGGCCGCCGTCGGTGAGGAGCCCCGGATCGTGCTGGCGGACGAGGTGCTCACCCCCGACTCCTCCCGCTTCTGGCCGGCCGACGACTGGCAGCCGGGCCGCGCGCAGACGGCGTTCGACAAGCAGTACGTCCGGGACTGGCTGACCTCGCCGGCCTCCGGCTGGGACCGCGCCGCCGACACCCCGCCCCCGCCGCTGCCGGACGAGGTCGTCGAGCGCACCCGCGCCAAGTACATCGAGGCCTACGAGCGCCTCACCACCCTGACCTGGCGCTGA
- a CDS encoding aspartate aminotransferase family protein → MSVSAESFSGSVASTTERGERDRAAYDHLWMHFTRMSSYADAPVPTIVRGQGTRIWDSEGREYLDGLSGLFVVQAGHGRAELAEAARRQAEQLAFFPVWSYAHPTAVELAERLAHLAPGDLNKVFFTTGGGEAVETAWKLAKQYFKLTGRPSKYKVISRAVAYHGTPHGALSITGLPAMKAPFEPLVPGTHKVPNTNIYRAPVHGDDPEAFGRWAADQIEQQILFEGPETVAAVFLEPVQNAGGCFPPPPGYFQRVREICDRHDVLLVSDEVICAFGRLGTTFACDKFGYVPDIITCAKGMTSGYSPIGAAIISDRIAEPFYGGGETFLHGYTFGGHPVSAAVALANLDLFEREGLNQRVLDNEAAFHKTLAKLLDLPIVGDVRGNGYFYGIELVKDKATKESFDEEESERILYGFLSKALFANGLYCRADDRGDPVVQLAPPLISDQSTFDEIEQILRSVLTDAWKLI, encoded by the coding sequence ATGAGCGTCAGCGCCGAGAGCTTCAGCGGTTCGGTCGCCTCCACGACGGAGCGCGGCGAGAGGGACCGGGCCGCCTACGACCACCTGTGGATGCACTTCACCCGGATGTCGTCCTACGCCGACGCGCCGGTGCCCACCATCGTGCGCGGTCAGGGCACCCGCATCTGGGACAGCGAGGGGCGCGAGTACCTGGACGGGCTGTCCGGGCTGTTCGTGGTGCAGGCCGGCCACGGCCGGGCCGAGCTGGCCGAGGCCGCCCGCAGGCAGGCGGAGCAGCTGGCGTTCTTCCCGGTGTGGAGCTACGCCCACCCGACGGCGGTGGAGCTGGCCGAGCGGCTCGCCCACCTCGCGCCCGGCGACCTCAACAAGGTGTTCTTCACCACCGGCGGCGGTGAGGCGGTGGAGACCGCCTGGAAGCTGGCCAAGCAGTACTTCAAGCTCACCGGCCGGCCGAGCAAGTACAAGGTGATCTCGCGGGCGGTGGCCTACCACGGCACCCCGCACGGCGCCCTGTCCATCACCGGGCTGCCGGCGATGAAGGCGCCGTTCGAGCCACTGGTGCCGGGCACCCACAAGGTGCCGAACACCAACATCTACCGGGCGCCGGTGCACGGCGACGACCCGGAGGCGTTCGGCCGGTGGGCGGCCGACCAGATCGAGCAGCAGATCCTGTTCGAGGGGCCGGAGACGGTCGCCGCGGTCTTCCTGGAGCCGGTGCAGAACGCCGGCGGCTGCTTCCCGCCGCCGCCCGGCTACTTCCAGCGGGTGCGGGAGATCTGCGACCGGCACGACGTGCTGCTCGTCTCCGACGAGGTGATCTGCGCGTTCGGGCGGCTGGGCACGACGTTCGCCTGCGACAAGTTCGGCTACGTGCCGGACATCATCACCTGCGCCAAGGGCATGACCTCCGGCTACTCGCCGATCGGCGCGGCGATCATCTCCGACCGGATCGCCGAGCCGTTCTACGGCGGTGGCGAGACGTTCCTGCACGGCTACACCTTCGGCGGCCACCCGGTCTCCGCGGCCGTGGCGCTCGCCAACCTCGACCTCTTCGAGCGGGAGGGCCTGAACCAGCGGGTCCTGGACAACGAGGCGGCGTTCCACAAGACCCTCGCCAAGCTGCTCGACCTGCCGATCGTCGGCGACGTGCGCGGCAACGGCTACTTCTACGGGATCGAGCTGGTCAAGGACAAGGCCACCAAGGAGTCCTTCGACGAGGAGGAGTCCGAGCGGATCCTGTACGGCTTCCTGTCCAAGGCGCTGTTCGCGAACGGCCTGTACTGCCGGGCCGACGACCGCGGCGACCCGGTGGTGCAGCTGGCGCCGCCGCTGATCTCCGACCAGTCCACCTTCGACGAGATCGAGCAGATCCTGCGCTCGGTGCTGACCGACGCCTGGAAGCTGATCTAG
- a CDS encoding N,N-dimethylformamidase beta subunit family domain-containing protein: MSQDGGAGEGRVAQVGARGGDRREPWHETGPCAGRASEEAAGWPQARTREGTTAGQRPEPSQRPDHTEHHDRTQQHDHTQQHDQPRHQDPDEPPTRWVPAEHHEPPTEHQQPGRDCAGSPPQRWESGALAHGVADPFGQGPLPWLRGRDSYVDGSGSMVPWYVDLDSAGAPGTVRPRPGELRNADDVHQQIKGFATAVSVRPGERLDFKITANPPQNLTMDWYRIGHYGGNGAHRVGGSPRLSGIVQPEPLVAGRTVSCHHWWRSWRLSVPRDWRPGAYVAVLTSEDGHRSHIPFTVRDDEPADFLVVIPDITWQAYNLFPENGRTGASLYHSWDERGRLLGERDAATTVSFDRPYAGSGLPLHVGHAYDFIRWAERQGLDLAYASALDLHAGRVDPTRYRGLVFTGHDEYWSAPMRQAVEAARDAGTSLVFLSANTMYWQVQVSASPSGEPDRLVSCRKNHPDRSGRTAHWRVCGEPEQLVLGVQYERRVAEPVPLVVRNAGHWLWEGTGLAEEDTLPGLVAAEADRYMPRVPLPECSGRVLLSHSPYRDEEGRPRHQQTSLYRAPSGAWVFASGTFAWTPALDRPGCVDERVQRATANLLDRIRKSE; the protein is encoded by the coding sequence ATGTCGCAAGACGGTGGGGCCGGCGAGGGCCGGGTGGCACAGGTGGGGGCCCGGGGCGGTGATCGGCGCGAGCCGTGGCACGAGACGGGGCCGTGCGCCGGCCGTGCATCCGAAGAGGCGGCGGGGTGGCCGCAGGCGCGCACGCGGGAGGGCACGACAGCCGGCCAGCGCCCGGAACCATCCCAGCGCCCGGACCACACCGAGCATCACGACCGCACCCAGCAGCACGACCACACCCAGCAGCACGACCAACCGCGGCACCAGGACCCCGACGAGCCGCCGACGCGGTGGGTGCCGGCCGAGCACCACGAGCCGCCGACGGAGCACCAGCAGCCCGGTCGGGACTGCGCCGGCTCCCCGCCGCAGCGCTGGGAGTCGGGCGCGCTGGCCCACGGGGTGGCCGATCCGTTCGGCCAGGGCCCGCTGCCCTGGCTGCGCGGGCGGGACAGCTACGTGGACGGCTCCGGCTCGATGGTCCCGTGGTACGTGGACCTGGACTCCGCCGGCGCGCCCGGCACGGTCCGTCCGCGCCCCGGCGAGCTGCGCAACGCGGACGACGTCCACCAGCAGATCAAGGGCTTCGCCACGGCCGTCTCGGTGCGCCCGGGCGAACGCCTGGACTTCAAGATCACCGCGAATCCGCCGCAGAACCTCACCATGGACTGGTACCGGATCGGCCACTACGGCGGCAACGGGGCGCATCGCGTCGGCGGCAGCCCCCGGCTGTCCGGCATAGTCCAGCCCGAGCCGCTGGTGGCGGGCCGCACCGTCTCCTGCCACCACTGGTGGCGCAGCTGGCGGTTGAGCGTGCCCCGGGACTGGCGTCCCGGCGCCTACGTGGCCGTGCTGACCTCGGAGGACGGCCACCGCAGCCACATACCGTTCACCGTGCGGGACGACGAGCCGGCCGACTTCCTGGTGGTCATCCCGGACATCACCTGGCAGGCGTACAACCTCTTCCCGGAGAACGGCCGCACCGGGGCGAGCCTGTACCACTCCTGGGACGAGCGGGGGCGGCTGCTCGGGGAGCGGGACGCCGCCACCACCGTGTCGTTCGACCGCCCGTACGCCGGCTCGGGTCTGCCGCTGCACGTCGGCCACGCATACGACTTCATCCGGTGGGCCGAGCGCCAGGGTCTCGACCTGGCGTACGCCAGTGCCCTGGACCTGCACGCCGGCCGGGTGGATCCGACGCGCTACCGGGGGCTGGTGTTCACCGGGCACGACGAGTACTGGTCGGCGCCGATGCGGCAGGCCGTGGAGGCGGCGCGGGACGCCGGCACCTCGCTGGTGTTCCTCAGCGCCAACACCATGTACTGGCAGGTGCAGGTGAGCGCGTCGCCGTCGGGTGAGCCGGACCGGCTGGTGTCCTGCCGCAAGAACCACCCGGACCGCTCCGGACGCACCGCGCACTGGCGGGTCTGCGGCGAGCCGGAGCAACTGGTGCTCGGGGTGCAGTACGAGCGCCGGGTGGCGGAGCCGGTGCCGCTGGTGGTGCGCAACGCGGGGCACTGGCTGTGGGAGGGCACGGGGCTGGCGGAGGAGGACACGCTGCCGGGGCTGGTGGCGGCGGAGGCGGACCGCTACATGCCGCGGGTCCCGCTGCCGGAGTGCAGCGGACGGGTGCTGCTGTCGCACTCGCCGTACCGGGACGAGGAGGGACGGCCGCGGCACCAGCAGACGTCGCTGTACCGCGCGCCCAGCGGGGCGTGGGTCTTCGCCTCCGGGACGTTCGCCTGGACGCCGGCGCTGGACCGTCCGGGCTGTGTGGACGAGCGGGTGCAGCGCGCCACCGCGAACCTGCTGGACCGGATCCGCAAGTCCGAGTAA
- a CDS encoding sensor histidine kinase: protein MESSPGHHPAAPGTDPRPATGTGTTPGPGAAPGPGITPGPGPGAGRSVAERARWWPAAVRLALWAEPARPAPPPPPMPRWRLRVGRPLGVTAVLIGTGTATGQLTGMIEVSTVPLAWALGVLQVLPLLLVERRPLTAWRISLVGMVLSLWAAQTSNWPWPFASCVAYPLLLALSARAHDRRVADGMGAVSVLALVVPAMLVTAMPLAVAVLLALVVVAALSYGSGQRSRREAERHLAEAEERRRRDLARQAVLEERARIARELHDVVAHHMSMIAIQAEAAPYREPGLPERTLRSLEAIREASTTALTEIRRVVGLLREGDADDPVELAPQPGLAEVPRMVDAARDAGMAVDLTMLGGGGGGGGESGEPLPIAVDVSAYRIVQEALSNAGRHAPGARVRIEVTRSAESVRIRVTDDGAGEATRDADSPGPSGGGHGLVGMRERATMLGGTLKAGPTGQGGFEILAELPLRSPETPPAREG from the coding sequence ATGGAATCCTCCCCCGGCCACCACCCCGCCGCCCCCGGCACCGACCCGCGTCCCGCAACCGGCACCGGCACCACCCCCGGTCCCGGCGCCGCTCCTGGTCCCGGCATCACCCCGGGTCCCGGTCCCGGCGCCGGCCGCTCCGTGGCGGAACGCGCCCGGTGGTGGCCGGCCGCCGTCCGGCTGGCGCTGTGGGCGGAGCCCGCCCGGCCGGCCCCGCCGCCCCCGCCGATGCCCCGGTGGCGGCTGCGGGTGGGGCGCCCGCTCGGCGTCACCGCCGTCCTGATCGGCACGGGCACCGCGACCGGGCAGCTCACCGGCATGATCGAGGTCTCCACGGTGCCGCTGGCCTGGGCCCTCGGCGTCCTCCAGGTGCTGCCGCTGCTGCTGGTGGAGCGGCGCCCGCTGACCGCCTGGCGGATCTCCCTGGTCGGGATGGTGCTCTCGCTGTGGGCCGCCCAGACCAGCAACTGGCCGTGGCCGTTCGCCTCCTGCGTCGCCTACCCGCTGCTGCTCGCCCTGAGCGCCCGGGCACACGACCGGCGGGTCGCCGACGGCATGGGCGCGGTCAGCGTCCTCGCCCTGGTCGTGCCGGCCATGCTGGTCACCGCGATGCCGCTGGCGGTGGCGGTGCTGCTCGCGCTGGTCGTGGTGGCCGCGCTCTCCTACGGCAGCGGCCAGCGCTCCCGCCGCGAGGCCGAACGCCACCTGGCCGAGGCCGAGGAGCGACGCCGGCGGGACCTCGCCCGGCAGGCCGTGCTGGAGGAGCGCGCCCGGATCGCGCGCGAACTGCACGACGTGGTGGCGCACCACATGTCGATGATCGCGATCCAGGCGGAGGCGGCGCCCTACCGCGAGCCGGGCCTGCCGGAACGCACGCTGCGCTCGCTGGAGGCCATCCGGGAGGCGTCGACGACGGCGCTCACCGAGATCCGCCGGGTGGTGGGGCTGCTGCGCGAGGGCGACGCGGACGACCCGGTGGAGCTGGCACCGCAGCCAGGGCTGGCCGAGGTGCCGAGGATGGTGGACGCGGCCCGCGACGCCGGGATGGCGGTGGACCTCACCATGCTGGGCGGAGGCGGGGGCGGGGGCGGTGAGAGTGGCGAGCCGCTGCCGATCGCCGTGGACGTCTCGGCGTACCGGATCGTCCAGGAGGCCCTGAGCAACGCCGGCCGCCACGCCCCCGGCGCCCGGGTGCGCATCGAGGTGACGAGGTCGGCCGAGTCCGTGCGCATCCGCGTGACCGACGACGGCGCCGGCGAGGCGACGCGGGACGCGGACAGCCCCGGCCCCTCCGGCGGCGGCCACGGCCTGGTAGGCATGCGCGAACGCGCCACGATGCTCGGCGGCACCCTGAAAGCCGGCCCGACAGGGCAAGGCGGCTTCGAGATCCTGGCCGAACTGCCGCTTCGCAGCCCCGAAACTCCCCCCGCCCGAGAGGGATGA